From Pseudoalteromonas viridis, one genomic window encodes:
- a CDS encoding PGPGW domain-containing protein: protein MKKTLLNLAAVMCALLALVFIVVPGPSVIFLLGGLLCLSVNYPRARNWLRKIQIAFKNMCVKLDRRLR, encoded by the coding sequence ATGAAGAAGACTTTATTAAACCTGGCCGCTGTGATGTGTGCCCTACTGGCTCTGGTGTTTATCGTTGTGCCTGGTCCATCCGTTATTTTCTTGCTTGGCGGATTACTTTGCTTATCTGTTAATTATCCCAGGGCAAGAAATTGGTTAAGGAAAATTCAGATCGCATTCAAAAATATGTGCGTTAAACTCGACCGCCGTCTTCGTTAG